In Brevibacillus marinus, the genomic window ATCAGTTGTCCGGCCTGCGCGTCCAAGCAATGCCGGAAGAACGGCAGCAGGCGAAAACCGAAGCGGCCGGTTATCTGCCCAGCGCCTACAGAGGGGTGGACATTCGCGTATGAAGAAACCGGCTGCACCACAGGTTAGCAAACCCAAACAGGCTGTCGCGCTCCGCTATCAGCTGGGCAAAGACGAGGCGCCCACGGTGGTGGCCAAAGGCAAAGGGGTCGTTGCGGAAAACATCTTGAAACAGGCAAAGGAGCACCGGATTCCCATCCAGGAAGATCCCTCCCTGGTGGAGGTGCTGGGAAAGCTGGATCTCAATCAGCAAATACCGCCTGAGCTGTACCAGGTGGTGGCGGAGATCCTGGCGTTTGTCTACCGACTGGACAAGCGAGGCCCATTTTATGAGTAACGAGAGGATGCTGTTGGGACGTTGGGGCGAACAGCTGGCGGCCCAGCGGCTGCTGGCCGCGGGGTACAGCATCCTCGCGCGCAACGTCCGCTTCCCTGCCGCCGAGTTGGATATCGTCGCCCGCGACGGGGAGATCCTGGTGTTTGTCGAGGTGCGTACGCGGAGCGGGAGGCGCCAGGGAACAGCAGCGGAATCGATTACTTGGCGGAAACGGCAAAAACTGCGGCAAGCGGCGCTCTGCTTTTTGCAGCAGCAGAAGCAGGAAGGATACCGGCAGATCCGGTTTGATGTGGTCTGCGTAACGATGGCCAACGGCGGGAACGGCATGCCCCGGATCGAACACATCGTCAACGCGTTTTAGGCAGTCATCGATTCGTGCTGTCAGCAGCGTTTATGACCGCCAATGCGCAGCCTCCCCTCGCCGCATGCCCCGTAAGCGGATGCCGAGTTTGCGCTCGGTCTTGGCCCGTACGTACCGCGTCAATTGGGCGGGTGGGAAGGGAAATGGGCATGCCTTCTGGGGAGATGTCTACAGCAGGTTGCTGCGGGCCAACGTAAGATAAAGTGTACTCGACGCGATGAACTCCTCCAAACTGCAATGTTTTCTTCCCCCCGCATGCGGGGGGCTTTTTTTGTTTGTTTTTGTTGGCAAACGGGCTGCCCGCTTCCTGCGCGAAACGCGGGCGGCCAACGCGTCGGCCTGATGCGTAGTGTTGCGTTTACGCTCGCACACGCTTCCTTTTGCAATTGATCTTGTGGTGATTGGTTGATATAGTAAACACAAGGCTTCATTTATGATTTCCCAGGAGTGGCGAAGAGAACAAGAAAAAGGGGGTAAACACCAGATGTCTCAACACTCACTGGAAACGGATCGCTTTTCCCCCTACATTACATTTAGCCGGGATGAGTGGAAACGCTTACGGGACGCGACACCGCTTTCGTTAAGTGAGGAAGACCTGTCCAAACTGCGCGGACTGAATGAACGAATCTCGCTCGATGAGGTGGCCGAAATCTATCTGCCGCTCTCCCGCCTGCTCAACCTTCATGTGGCGGCCAGGCAGGAGCTGTACAACGCCACGTACACGTTTCTCAACAATCGCACGAAGAAGGTCCCGTACATCATCGGGATTGCCGGCAGTGTGGCGGTGGGAAAGTCGACGACCGCGCGTATTCTGCAGGCGCTGTTGGCGCGTTGGGCCAATCATCCCAAGGTTGAACTGGTCACTACGGACGGCTTTCTCTATCCCAACCGGGTTCTCGAGAAGCGCGGGATCATGCACCGCAAAGGGTTTCCGGAAAGCTACGACATCCGCAAGCTGATCGAATTCATGGCCCGCGTCAAGTCGGGCGATCCGGAAGTGAAAGCACCTGTGTACTCCCATCTGGCCTATGATATTTTGCCGGGGCGGTACCAGATTGTGCGCCAGCCTGATATCGTGATCGTGGAGGGGCTGAACGTCCTGCAGATTCCCAGAGGCCCCCGCAAGCAGACGCCCCAGGTGTTCGTATCTGATTTCTTCGACTTTTCCATCTATGTGGATGCGCACGAACAAGACATTTACAACTGGTATGTGGAGCGGTTCAAAATGCTGCGCCATACCGCGTTTCAGAAGGAGGAGTCGTATTTTCACCGCTATGCCAACCTGACCGATGAAGAGGCGGTGATCACCGCCACACGCATTTGGCAGGAGATCAATTTGATCAATTTGAAAGAAAACATTTTGCCGACCAAGGATCGTGCCCAGCTGATCCTGGAAAAAGCGGCGGATCACTCGGTACAGCGGGTGAAAATGCGCAAACTGTAGCGCAGCCAGCCTTTTCCGGAGAGGAGCGTAAAACGGAGTGAGGGAAGGAAAAGGGACGCCTTTCCCACGTGCAGCGCTTCGTCAGCAGACGGAGAGGAGGTACCCCCGCGGTTACCTCCTCCGTTTCCGTTCTTCTCTCTTTTGAACCGTGAATGCCCTGGCGGATCACGTCAGACGAACGAAGTATCGATGAGAATATCGTGGAATCGCTCATCTCCTTTGCGGGCGATCTCCGTCGCGAGGAGTAACGCGCAGCCCGGGCAGAAGTACTCCCGGTACACCACTTCCTGATCGACGAAACGCGCCAGATTGATCTTCTTCGTCCCGATATCCCCGATATCTCCCTCCCGCATGGGGACGTGGTCTTTGTAATGCTGCCCATCCATTGCCAGCACTTCCCCGCAGTGGGTGCAGCGCACGATCGTGATGCCGCTGCGATTGTCGTAAAAGAATGTATCCCCAATGGTAAAGGCATCTTCGGGCAGTGGGAAACCGGCTTGTACACGCGCCTCCAAATCGGGAGGGATCGGAGCACCGGCTTCTTCCAGCCGTTTTCGGCGAATATCTATCCGCAAGCTGGCGGTTTTACGAGGGTCAACTTCCAAGGTTTCGGTCAGTACGACACCGTAGACTGATTCGGCCAGTTCTTTGGTGATCGTTCCCCATGCCACATCCTGACGCACTCGCTCGGGGTCGCGGTCTAGCGGATCGCCGTACCCGGCGCAGGAACCCCAGTTCCATTCCAAAACATCCGCTTCGCCCAACATCAGTGCCGGACCTTTTCCAGGTAATTCCGGCCGCTCTCCCTCCAGTTCATCGACGCTTTCCACGAGACGGCCG contains:
- the coaA gene encoding type I pantothenate kinase, with the protein product MSQHSLETDRFSPYITFSRDEWKRLRDATPLSLSEEDLSKLRGLNERISLDEVAEIYLPLSRLLNLHVAARQELYNATYTFLNNRTKKVPYIIGIAGSVAVGKSTTARILQALLARWANHPKVELVTTDGFLYPNRVLEKRGIMHRKGFPESYDIRKLIEFMARVKSGDPEVKAPVYSHLAYDILPGRYQIVRQPDIVIVEGLNVLQIPRGPRKQTPQVFVSDFFDFSIYVDAHEQDIYNWYVERFKMLRHTAFQKEESYFHRYANLTDEEAVITATRIWQEINLINLKENILPTKDRAQLILEKAADHSVQRVKMRKL
- a CDS encoding EscU/YscU/HrcU family type III secretion system export apparatus switch protein; protein product: MKKPAAPQVSKPKQAVALRYQLGKDEAPTVVAKGKGVVAENILKQAKEHRIPIQEDPSLVEVLGKLDLNQQIPPELYQVVAEILAFVYRLDKRGPFYE
- a CDS encoding YraN family protein, whose product is MSNERMLLGRWGEQLAAQRLLAAGYSILARNVRFPAAELDIVARDGEILVFVEVRTRSGRRQGTAAESITWRKRQKLRQAALCFLQQQKQEGYRQIRFDVVCVTMANGGNGMPRIEHIVNAF